Genomic DNA from Caloenas nicobarica isolate bCalNic1 chromosome 18, bCalNic1.hap1, whole genome shotgun sequence:
ATGTTTTGACTTGCAGCCTCAAAGCTTTTGCAGCCACTGAATTTAACTCTCTAGACTGCTCCTGGAGAGTATCCAGCCCTGACAGGAAAAGCAGCGTCCCTTCAGCAGGACTGTGTATGCCCGTGCGCACACAGGCACCTCCCGCCCCACATGCCTGCGGGGGAGACACGCTCGGAGGCGCTCGCCTCCATTTCCAGCACCCGACAGCCTGGGAAGCGCACTGCCCTTCTCGCTGGGAATTTTTctggtgaaggatttcttctccctgcagagcagttCCCTGCAAAGCTGGGTtttccccagggctgagcctgCTGCAGGTCCCAGGGGAACGTCTGCTTTGACAGTCCCAGAGCTGAGGGAAAGCCACGGGCTTCCCAAAACCCAGGTGGGCTGCGTGGCATGGGCAGTGCCATGTggctggcacagctggaggcCAAGCAGGGTGAAGAGCCAGGGCTGAGGCTCCCCTGGATGGTACCTGCTCACAGAGGGGGGGCCACGGGCACCCGGGAACTAGGTGAGGGCACAGGCCCTGTGCAGAGGGTGCGAGCAGCACAGAGCCCTTTGGAGCCTTTCCCTATCCctccgccccttcccgcccggTGACCGTGACTCACAAGCCACATCCCTCCTGGCTTCCAACACCCCCCTGCCGCTGCAGAGCACAACCCCACAACCTGCTGGGTCTGGGACCCCGCCAGCCACTGTGCTcgggggacaacggggacagctgcccagagagggAGCCACTGCTCAGAGAGCAAGTGTTCACCAAAACAGCAGGATTCCACCCCAAACTCCCCCTGGTCCATCCCCGCCGGGGCCCTCGCTGGTGGCCCATCTCAGGGCACAGGGCTGCGTGGGGCCCTTTGTCCTTTGGGGCATGGCCGGACAGCGCGGGGGGGGCAAAAGCTGTACCCCTTTGTCCTGACCAGGAAGGGATCCTGGTCAGCAGCCTCCCCGTCCCAGCACTTCAGGGAGTGGGACCCTGTTCCCGTCCACTCGTGCACCAGCACCGCCTTGGGCCCTGCTGCTGCGGGACGCCGAGTACCGGGCAGCGCCACACATGTCTGGCCATGGCTGTCCTGGCACCATGTCCCGACCTTTGGGGCCATGCCCTGGCCcctttggggctgcagggcgaGGTGCCGTGTCCGGCTCCACGCCCTGAGCAGATAGAGCTGTGAtaaggcagggaagggcagcggagctgcccagggctgggccgtGGTGCCACCAGCTACTGCAAATATTAGCTCTGGCCCCACGCAGGATGTTTCTCCCAGGAAGgttcctccccatggctcccagCTGGGGCGGCCAGCCTGCATTCCCGTCCCCcacagcaggcagggctgcaccCTGACATTTGCCTCATGCATCTGGAGCTGCCTGTGATTTTCCTGGGTGCTGACACCCTGAGTTGCTGCTCttgggctgagcagcagcagcgcttggcccAGGGCTTGGCGagggctgctcctctgcacccTCAGCTCTCCGGGCACTCCCCTCTCCCCTTCGTGCCAGCGCCCCGGGGGCTGCACGGCCCCAGCTCCCCCCTTGCTGGTgatcccacagccccagcactgccccaaaCATGGGTCTCCCTGTGTCACCAAGGCACACGGCCCAGCTAGAGGCAGCTGTTTAGGTACAGATGGTCCGTGCAGCTGGAACAGACGCATGTGCCCATGCcgtgggctgtgctggggaagggctgtTGCAAGGGCAGCCTTGGGGCTGGAAGCgcagctgtgccctgcctggggctgcGCTGTGCACCAGGTCCTGTCCGGGGACAGCCAGGCTGGCGTGGCAGGGTGTCCCGGCAGCTCCTGGCACTGCCAGGTCTTGCCATCCCCCTCAGCCATCCTTGGCATCTCACAGGGCACCGCCGCGGCATGGAGGGGCTCTGGGCACCCcgtgtcctgctgctgtcctgcctgctgctgccctccccGGCAGggacccagcccagccctgacccacgTTTGCAGACAGACCCCGAGGAGGCACCGTCCCCGCACCACGATGCCAGGTGAGGGGGGCCCCGGGACTGGGGCAAGTCacagcaggggacagggcagaCCTGGCACTGCAAAGGGCTCCCGGCCCCCACCCGTAGCTCCCTGTTGCTGTTTGGTCTCTGCCCTCCCAGGGCCCCGCGGGAGCAGAGAGCCGGTGGTGCCCAGGAGGGgctgcccccacagccccgctgCGTCCGCTGCTGCGAGCCGCCCGACCAGCACTTCTACCCCCCATACCAGCCCCTGCCGCAGATCAACATGACCATCCTGAAAGGTGAGGACAGCAGGACCCTGCGCCGCGGCACTGCCTGGTCTGCCAACACCAGTGCAAACTGGGCTTCCAGTGCCGGCTCTCTGGGGCACCGGTCTGGCACAAACTGGGAACCAGAAGCTGGGGCTGGGGCCTGTGGTCCAGTGCCTTGcatgggcaggagctgctcctgctctggtggCCTCTGGGCAGCAGCTTtgggggcagcagcagagcccaaggagggagcagaacagggctggggggtccctgttGTGTCCGTTCCCTTCTGTCGGGTAaagggctgccagggcactgcGTTGAGAGATGGCACCTGCCTCTGACAGCACAACTGTCCCTCCTGCTTTGTCCAGGTGAGAAGGGGGACCGTGGTGAGCGAGGCATGCAGGGCAAATTCGGCAAGACAGGGGTGGCCGGCAGCAGGGGACACGCGGGGCCCAAGGGACAGAAGGGCAGCGTGGGCGCCCCGGGGGAGAGCTGCAAGAGCCACTACGCCGCCTTCTCGGTGGGCCGCAAGAAACCCCTGCACAGCAACGACTACTACCAGACCCTCATCTTCGACACGGAGTTTGTCAACCTCTACGACCACTTCAACATGTTCACGGGCAAGTTTTACTGCTACGTCCCCGGGATCTACTACTTCAGCCTCAATGTGCACACCTGGAACCAGAAGGAGACGTACCTGCACATCATGCGCAACGGGTCAGAGGTGGTGATCCTCTACGCCCAGGTGAGCGACCGCAGCATCATGCAGAGCCAGAGCGTCATGCTGGAGCTCCGGGAGCAGGATGAGGTCTGGGTGCGGCTCTACAAGGGCGAGCGCGAGAACGCCGTCTTCAGCGACGAGTACGACACTTATATCACCTTCAGCGGCCACCTCATCAAGTACAGCGGGGACCCCTGAACACCTGCTCCCCCTccctggggtgggggtcccagagCCCCTGCTGCCCTCTCACCCCCGTCATGCCACCCGCCGTTATGCTGTTAGCCCTTCTATGTGCCactcccagcagctgcacaagTGTGTGAACAGACCATCCCCAGCTCCTCGAGGCGGACCAGATGCACCTGGAGCAGTTGGAGCCATTTCCAGCCTCTGCTGCATTTGTGACCCGGGGGGCAGCCGCTCGcctggggcgggcagggagctcATCCCCCTGCGCCTGCTCCAGAGCCGGGTTTGCTGGAGCTCAGGCACTGGTGGCACTGAATGCACGCTGGCACCAGCTGAACGCGTTGGGCTGCCAGTGCTCCGATGCGAGGCAGCACAGACACGCGCACCATGTTCCTCCCATGCCCCACTCACACTGTGCcgtgctctgccagctctttCTCCTGGAAAAGGGCAAAAGGCATGCAGCAGGAAAGGCAGCGAAACCACCAAGGgcctctcctctctcctgcagagctggctctCAACAGCACAGCATTGCAGTGTGGTGTGGGTGCCCTCTGGTTGACACCCCCCAAGTGCTTCCATGGGGGAGCAGGTTGCATCAGTTCCCTGCTGCACGTCCCCATCCTGCCCGCCGCAGCCGCAGCATGGTGCCGACGCTGCCACAGCTCGGTGCCAATGCTGCCGGAGGGGCTGGCTCCCCACTGCAGCCCTGGGTGCAGGGCCTTTGGCCTCAGCTGCTTCCTCTTCAGTTAGATTATCTGCTGGCCAGGCTTTGTGTTCCTGTAGATGCAATAGCAGAGCAGGGCCTGGGGCAGTGTGCTGTCCCCTGCTCTCCGTGCAGCTTGTGACCACATTAAACACcccacaatttttttcctgctcagaCTTTCAGTGCGTCCCCTTGCTTTGCGCGTGCGGAGGCTCCAGGCAGCTCAGGGCAGGTTCCTGCTCCCAGGGTCCGGGGGCTCCCTGAGAGCCAGGGCTGGCACAGTGCTGCCgagctgctggtgggaagggaaggacagacCAACCTCAGAGACGCCTGAGCCAGGCTCTGCAAggcccagctgctccccaaggGCCAGGGAGCTGGAAGCTGAGCGTGGTACCAGACTCATCAGCCTgtgggcagggcaggctgggATGGTGGCCGGGTTTACCAAAAGTCCGGATCATCTGGCAAGTCCATGGTGATGAAGCAGGTCTGAGGCTGGGCTGGGAAGCCAGTGGGTCAGGATGGGTgggcccagggcagggcagagctgcagctggagagcaacATCAGCACAGCAGAGAATGGAGGCAGAGCTCAGGGCTGAGCTTAAATAGAGCCCTACATGTGGGTGTGGGTCCAAGTGAGGCTGGTCAGGCCATCTTGGACTGGTAGCAGCTCCAGGGCCCTGgcactgctgtccccatggggctgtccccagggacgCTGCAGCACGGGGGGAGGAACTGCCCTGCTCACGACCAGCCCTGTCgcagctccaggctgggggcaaagccctgcagcagcccacagcccctcaggcagcaggcagggccggggctgccggtaCTGCTGGCACACGGCACGGGGGGGTCGGCTGCCCGCTGCGGGGTGGCTGCCAGCCCGTGTGCCGGCTCCGTCCCAGTCTGCACAGCAGGGCCTGTTCTGGGACACACAGCCCATCCCCGCACACCGGTCCCATCCCGGGACACGCggtgcaccccaggacacgcGGTGCACCCCGGGATACGCTGTGCACCCCGGGACACACGGTGCACCCCGGGATACGCTGTGCACCCCGGGACACACGGTGCACCCCGGAACACACGGTGCACCCCGGGACACACGGTGCACCCCGGGATACGCggtgcaccccaggacacgcGGTGCACCCCGGAACACACGGTGCACCCCGGGACACGCGGTGCACCCAGGAACACACGTCCCGCGGCGGACACGGGGCGGGCCGGGCGCTGGGGGCggtgcggagcggggccggggcgggcggagcCCCGCGGGCCGCGCCCCCGGGAGAGCGGGGCCAGGCCGGGGCCGGCGCCGCCGTCAGTgcgggcagcggcagcgccATGGCGGAGGCGCAGGACGGGCCCGGGCGGCGCGGGAAGAGGGACGAGGCCGGGCCGGAGGAGCCGGCGGAGGCGGAGCGggccgggaggcggcggcggaggtgggcggcggggcggcccgggaTCGGGATGGGGTCGGGAAGGGGTCGGGAAGGGGTCGGCGCCGCGATCGTGCTGGCTGGGATCGGGGCCAGGCTGGGGCGCTGGCCGCGGTGctggcccggcccggcggcgggtGCCGCGGTGGCTGCGGCCTGCCCGGCCCTCACGCCCCTCCCCGGGCAGCTTCCAGCCGGCGgcggagccccggggaaccacCGTCCTGCACGACACCGTCAGCAcccgcccgcagcccctgccaggTGAGGCACCGCGGGGAGGGCGCTCGCTGCGCCCCCGGGCCCCCCGGGCCGGTGCCGGTGCTGAGCCGCACGGGCAGCGCTCCCCGGTGACCCCGTCCCACATCTCCACACCTGTCCCAGCGAGGTACTTCGACACCAAGACGACGGAGCCCATCAGCTTCTTcttgtccagcctggaggagctgctgtcctggcAGCCCGATGGCAACGACGAATTCAACGTCTCCGCTGTGCCGCTGGCGAAGCGCCAGCCCCCGCTCCACAGCAAGAGACCCCGGACGCTGGTGTGCCATGACATGCGCGGCGGGTACCTGGAGGACAGGTGCGTGCTGGGTGGAGAGGAGAAGTGACAGCAGAGCTCAACACCTCAAACCCCAGGCCACTGCTATTTCCGCTTGATTTGATTCCTGCCAGTTTGCCCACaggtgggcagggctggaggggttTGGCTCTTGGCTGCAGAACACGGTGACCTGGCTCAGGCCAGCCCTCGCTGGGGTCCACAGGGGTGGCTCAGcaccacagctctgcccagctcccagGGCGTGAGTCAGGCTCCCGCCCAGCCCTGTCTGCCGCCGTCCTTCCCACATTGCCCAACACTCTTCCTTCTCTGGCGCTGCAGGTTCATCCAGGGCTCAGCCACACGCAACCCCTACGTCTTCTACCACTGGCGGTACATCGACATCTTCATCTACTTCAGTCACCACACCGTCACCATCCCGCCTGTGTGCTGGACCAACGCGGCACACAGGAATGGCGTTCCCGTGCTGGGTGAGGGCAGGGCTGGCGGCAGGGCTGGGCCCAGGGGAGCCCCAGGCATGTGGTGGGTTTGCTGGGGTGCGTGGCTGACTCTGCCCTCGCCACCTCCCCAGGCACGTTCATCACGGAGTGGACGGATGGGGAGCGGCTGTGCGAGGCATTCCTGGCCGGTGGGGAGGAGGCGTACCGCGCTGTGAGTGAGCAGCTGGCCCGCATCGCGCAGCACTACCGCTTCGACGGCTGGCTGGTCAACCTGGAGAACACACTGAGTGTGAGCTGCTGTGGtgccctgtcctgctcacctccctgcctgctccctgcccttgCACTGCTCCTTGCCCACCCTGTGCCCacctgtccccactgtcccctgccAGGCGGCGGCGGTGGGGAACCTGCCCCCCTTCCTGCGACACCTGACAGCGCAGGTGCACAGTGCCGTGCCCGGCGGGCTGGTGATCTGGTACGACAGCATCCTGCAGAGCGGCACACTGAAATGGCAGAACGAGCTGAACGAGGAGAATAGGTGAGCTGGGCCCTGCCACCTCACCCAGGCAAAACCGACCCCAGGTGGGGGCCGTGAGCCCACCCTAAACCCAGCACTGGGGGCTGGTCAGGGTACCACCTGCACAGCCCTTGGTGGGGTGATCTGCGAGGACAGCCGCAGCGTCCACCCTGCCACTCTGACCCTCATCTCCAGGGTGTTTTTTGATGCCTGTGACGGGCTGTTCACCAACTACAACTGGAAGGAGGAGCACCTGGAGCGCACGCGTGCGCTGGCCGGGCCACGCAACACTGATGTCTACGTTGGCATCGATGTCTTTGCCCGTGGGGATGTGATCGGTGGTGGCTTTGACACCGACAAGGTGGGTGTGCTGGGGCCAGGCCAGAGCAGGACCCTGGGCCTTCCCCGTTGCTCTGAGCTCCTGCTGATGGCTGCGCCGGGCTGGGCTGCGAACCCGGGGTGCAGCGGTGAGCACGGGGGGAACCCAGAGCCCCTGGGCTGCCAGCCGTGCATGGAGAGGGAGCCGGGGGACCCTGGTGCTGCAGTCCCTGGAGAGGGAGGTGCAGCAGCACATCTGCACAGTGTTGTCCTGCACCACCACAGGGCCACTGGgacctggggaggggggagagggcAAGTGACAAGGTGACCACCTGGCCTGGCCCATGCTGCTCACTGCTTGTCTCCGTAGTCCCTGCGCCTGATCCGCCAGCACGGCCTCTCTGCAGCCATCTTTGCTCCTGGCTGGGTCTACGAGCACCTGGGGGAGGAAAACTTCCTGCACAACGAGAACAAGTGAGGGCAGCGCGGCAGGGTGGGGGCCATAGTGGGGGGTCAGGTCTGGGAGCACCGCAGGCTGGGATGGCTGCTGGGTGGTGGGACGGCACTGCCGGTAGACCAtggctgcccaccaggaccaGGCTGGCcccagtgccagggcagcggcTGCAGCAGGGTTCTCTGCCCTGTCACACACCTTTTCCTCCAGGTTCTGGGCCTTGCTGGCTGAGTACCTGCCCACACACAACATCTGTACGCTGCCTCTCGCCACCTCCTTCAGCCTGGGCATGGGCACCagcaggttcctggctgggaaGGTGAGTATGGGGAGACAGCTTGACTCTAggtgggctgggcagggagTCCCTGCTCCCGGCTCCCCACCCGGCCCAGCTCACCCCCCCCTACAGGAGGAAGAGGCCGGTCCCTGGTATGACCTGAGTGCGCAGGAGATCCAGCCCCTCTACCTGGAGCGCAAGGGCAAGCTGAGCACCAGTTGCTGGCTGCAGGACGCCTGGTGCGGGGGCAGCTCCCTGAGGGTGCAGGGGACCATCCCCGCCGGCGAGGAGCACGTGGCCATCCGGTGAGTTGGAGGGTGAAGCCCTCTTGCCACCTCCTCAGTGCTGGGCTGGCACTGTGCTGGCACGGCATGGCCCACATggcctgggcagagctgtgtgaCCCAGGCGCCCTGCGGTGAGTGTGCCGCGGGGCTCTGCCCACACTGCCCAGCAGACCTAACCCGAtgcatcttctctttctctcctttctttctctctgtctctctctgggtggatttggggtcatcagccttttttctttgcagatgcCGGCACCCCCCAAGGTCTTCTTGACCCTGCTCTACAAGTTGGAGGGGTCACACCCTGATGAGTTTGCAGTTTCACTGGAGCTCACTACCTCAGACTCGGGCACCTGCCATGAGGGCAatgtcacctccctgcccggtgAGGACCCTGTCCCCTCCTTGGTCTCTGCAGTGAGCATCCACTGTGGGGGTGTGACCAGCTCAGCCCCTTGCCCCCCTGACCCTGCTCCTTCTGGCAGAGCCCAACGGCCGGCACCATCCCCGGTTCCTCCCGGCACCACCACCCAGCCTCGCCAAGCTGCTCGCTGCCTGCGACCGCAGTTCCCACGGCTGGACCAGCCGGTGAGTGCCCTGTCAGCACCCTGTGAGCGTGGACAGGCATGGGCACCCAGGGCCCCCTGCCCACTCTGCCCCTTTGCTCTCAGGTGCTAcgagctggagctgcaggactgCAGCCTGCGAGACCTCTCCCTGCTTGTGTCCCGCCAGCAGCCCagcctgcaggagctgcccttCACCTGCCTCCTCGGGGAGGTCCGGGTGAGTGCCCGCCGCTGCCAGCGCCCCGCTGCCACCCGCGCTGGGCGGGCGGGTGTTTGCCCActgcccccggccccgggcgggCGGGTGTTtgcccgctgcccccggccccgctccgaCCGTCCTGTGCTTCCCCGCAGGTGCTGGACGCGGCCAgcgcggcggccgccccgccgcagGTGCAGAGCCTGGCGGCCTCGCAGCTCTGGTGGCAGGAGGGCCCCGGGCCCGAGCAGCTCTCGCTCAGCCTCACGCTGCGCTGGACCTTCCCTCCCGGCCGGGCCGGCGCCTTCCGCGTCCTCAGCCTGGGCGGCCGCTGCCCCCGCGGCCAGAGCGCCCcgcggctgctggggctggcgcACGGGTGCCGGTTCCGCGCCGTGGGGCTGCCGGtgccgcgcccgccgcccggccAGTCCTGccggctggagctgctggtggagcCGCTGCTGCGCGACGAGCTGCCCGCGGACCCGGAGCGCTGGGGGCGCCTGGTGCTGGTGTACTCTGCCCCGGGCGGCCCCAGCTGAGCCGCATTAAAGCGATCGCGCTGCAGCCCCGTGTCCGTGTCTGCTCCGCGCCGGAgggcgggggcgcggcggggccgggggctgagCGGGCGGGGGCTGCAGTTCGCCGCCCTGGTTCGGCGGGTCCCTCAATTCCAACCCCGGCGCTGGGCTCAGCGCTCGCCGGGAGGCCGCTGGGACCGTGCGAGGGGCGGCTGGGGCCGCCTGccctgagcccccccagccccgtgtcGCCCCCgctgggggggctcagccccagggacagcccggCCACTGTGGAGCCCCCTTCGGCActgccctccccagggctgcggCTGCGCCTGGCCGGCCTCCCCGGGACACCTTACATGGAGAAGGGCAGAAAATTTATAGCAGCAATTATTTTCTCACAGTCTGGTGAGCAAGCAATTAGCAGGCGGGGAGGCAGGCGAGCGCACCGCGCAGCAGGGTcgcccagccccagctccccccaaGCGCCAGCCCCGGGCCCACAAACAATGCTGGCTCCGGGTCAGGAAAATTAATATGTCAGCAGTTaagctcctgctcctctggcGGGGGACTCGCTCTGAAATGAATTATCCGATGGTTTGAAAAATGAAGGGCTCTGTGCAGCCAGGGGAGGGCTCCATGCTGGCACCCCACTGCCTTGCCATGGCAAGGCCAGAGCCCCGGTGGGCTCCCCCCTCGCTCCGCagcctgcagccccctgcccagTGCTGTGCCAGGACAGCCAGACTTGCCGTGCCAGCCACGGCCCCGTGCCCCTGCACCAGTCAAAACCTGAGTCGCCCTGGTTGAAGAAAGAAGtctttattaataatttcaataataataataataataataatccttgtaataataataataataataataatactgtTTATTAGAATGGTCACACCTTTGAAGCATACAGGATGGGCCAGCACCAGCCTGCGCGCCGGCAGCCGGCGCAGGGGTTTGCTGTAAGGAAGAAGCCAATACAGCGATGGAAGGAGCTTTGTACAGGGGCGGGggcgcagggctggggtggCCAGGGCTATGTACACCGGGAATAGAAAAGGGGGAGCTCATTGCTGGAGCGTCGGGTGCGTCTGCAGACTATAAAGTGAGGTTCAAGGAGTGGCAGAGCCACGCGGGGTGGGGGGCTGAGGGCAGGGCCACCCTGCAGGACGGGGCTGCACCCTGGGGTGGGCTCCGCAGCGCTCTGTGCCACTGGGCACCGGACCCAGCGCACCGGCTGCTGCAGACCGACCCCGGGGCTTGGGCTGGGCCCTGCAGGGAACACCAGCCCCCAGTCCTGGGCGATGCCATGGCTGAGACCCCACGCTGAGGGCTGGCAGGGTCCCGCTGTCTCGGGCAGGGACAGGTGGCCATGAGCGTGTCCTGCGTCGTGGAGCAGGGGGAGCGGGCCAGGCCCCGTCCCGTCCCAGCGCAGGGGGCCGCAAGCAGTGTCAGGGCTGCTCCCTGCGGGGTGGGAGCCCTGAATGCgtcaggggatggaggggagggaggggaaagggatcGCAAGCGACTTGCAAGCTCCTCTTAACAAAAATTCCCTTTAAAAGGCAGAGGCTCATCCCCCTGCAACACCCAGCGCCTCAGCAAAGCAGCTGCGCCGCCACCTCAGCTCCGCGTGGGAGCCGAGGCCTCGCACACTCGACACACTGATGACCGGCAAACGCTGGAGCTCGGGAAACACGAGGCCGGGTTCCCACCCTGGCGCCCAGTCcccagtgctggggaaggggcggcgTGCCGCGCCGCTCCGCCGGCACCCCCAGCGCCGCCACACTGGGGCGGAAAGGAAGACGTGGTGCCCAGGCCCGGCGCCTGGGTGGGCGGAGGCCCCTCCGTACGCCCCCGCGCTCGGCTCTGCCTCGGCTCTCCCTCCCTGCACGGGGCCGGCGCACGGAGGGGCCTGTCCAGCCGGTCCGTGCTCGCCGCGGCGCTCCTCCGGGACTCGCTCGCTCGGTGCGTGTGTGGACAGTATGGGACTTTCACTTGGCTGTTGccgctttgctttttttttttcttttgttgctttgctttagatttttttaattttttttttgtgtgtgtgtgtgtggatttttttgccCTTCCTGGTCCCAGAAGGAAACAGTCACGGTTTCACTACAACAGAAACAGAGAGGCAGGTGTTTTGCTGGAGCAGCATGAGGGGCAGCCTGGCCGAGCTGCTGGCCGGGAGGGACGCAGGCACCACACCGTGCCCCCGCCTGCACCGCCAGCCCCCCGCCCTGGAGCTTCCGTCCCCGAGGAGCACGCAGCAGCCCCCGCCAGCTCCTGTCTCTCCTAtgggggggcagaggggctgctcTGGGGGTGCTGTGCCCCCTGTGCCCACAGGCAGAACAGCCCCTCCTGCCTCACGGGGGACGAGCCCTCTGacccccagccagggcagcacccGCTGGGGCTCGGGCCGGGGGGAAGCTGCCTGGGGACCCCGGCTCTGGGAGCGGGTGCTCTTGTCAGCCCCACTCCCTGGGGCCCCATGGCTCTCGGCAGCACCAGGGCGCAGGGATGTGCCGGGGTAGGCAGACGGTGCGGGAGACGTGGGCGGCGGGACGGAGCGGCTCGAGGAAACCCTACgggtgggggctgtggggctgtgtggagcccagcccagcctggcccagctCAGG
This window encodes:
- the ENGASE gene encoding cytosolic endo-beta-N-acetylglucosaminidase, with amino-acid sequence MAEAQDGPGRRGKRDEAGPEEPAEAERAGRRRRSFQPAAEPRGTTVLHDTVSTRPQPLPARYFDTKTTEPISFFLSSLEELLSWQPDGNDEFNVSAVPLAKRQPPLHSKRPRTLVCHDMRGGYLEDRFIQGSATRNPYVFYHWRYIDIFIYFSHHTVTIPPVCWTNAAHRNGVPVLGTFITEWTDGERLCEAFLAGGEEAYRAVSEQLARIAQHYRFDGWLVNLENTLSAAAVGNLPPFLRHLTAQVHSAVPGGLVIWYDSILQSGTLKWQNELNEENRVFFDACDGLFTNYNWKEEHLERTRALAGPRNTDVYVGIDVFARGDVIGGGFDTDKSLRLIRQHGLSAAIFAPGWVYEHLGEENFLHNENKFWALLAEYLPTHNICTLPLATSFSLGMGTSRFLAGKEEEAGPWYDLSAQEIQPLYLERKGKLSTSCWLQDAWCGGSSLRVQGTIPAGEEHVAIRLFSLQMPAPPKVFLTLLYKLEGSHPDEFAVSLELTTSDSGTCHEGNVTSLPEPNGRHHPRFLPAPPPSLAKLLAACDRSSHGWTSRCYELELQDCSLRDLSLLVSRQQPSLQELPFTCLLGEVRVLDAASAAAAPPQVQSLAASQLWWQEGPGPEQLSLSLTLRWTFPPGRAGAFRVLSLGGRCPRGQSAPRLLGLAHGCRFRAVGLPVPRPPPGQSCRLELLVEPLLRDELPADPERWGRLVLVYSAPGGPS
- the C1QTNF1 gene encoding complement C1q tumor necrosis factor-related protein 1, whose protein sequence is MEGLWAPRVLLLSCLLLPSPAGTQPSPDPRLQTDPEEAPSPHHDARAPREQRAGGAQEGLPPQPRCVRCCEPPDQHFYPPYQPLPQINMTILKGEKGDRGERGMQGKFGKTGVAGSRGHAGPKGQKGSVGAPGESCKSHYAAFSVGRKKPLHSNDYYQTLIFDTEFVNLYDHFNMFTGKFYCYVPGIYYFSLNVHTWNQKETYLHIMRNGSEVVILYAQVSDRSIMQSQSVMLELREQDEVWVRLYKGERENAVFSDEYDTYITFSGHLIKYSGDP